The Desulfohalovibrio reitneri genome contains a region encoding:
- a CDS encoding ADP-ribosylglycohydrolase family protein yields the protein MPENRKAAVLAAFAGDSLALGAHWIYDADSIKERFGRVDEFMDPPEDSHHKNRTRGQFTHYGDQMLILLESCSRMGGFEPADFSSRWQDLMRDYDGYMDQASRKTMANLGEGAPPYEAGSDSSDLAGAARMAPLLYFIQDADSLAAAAKEQCRLTHNNPRVLAAAQCLAHAVCKTLEGARPREALIEAAALKPEGIDLTPFVNKGLESLEENTAQAVRRLGSHCHLEGAFPAVVHLAVKYQDRPAEALVQSVMAGGDSAARNAALGLLLGAHHGMGFLPQSWLDGMEASARIHRLLG from the coding sequence ATGCCGGAAAACAGAAAAGCGGCCGTGCTGGCCGCCTTCGCCGGTGACTCCCTGGCCCTGGGAGCGCACTGGATATATGATGCCGACTCCATCAAGGAACGCTTCGGCCGGGTGGACGAGTTCATGGACCCGCCGGAGGACTCCCACCATAAAAACCGCACCAGGGGGCAGTTCACCCACTACGGCGACCAGATGCTCATTCTGCTGGAGTCCTGCTCCCGCATGGGCGGCTTCGAACCGGCGGACTTCTCGTCCCGTTGGCAGGACCTCATGCGGGACTACGACGGCTACATGGACCAGGCCAGCCGCAAGACCATGGCCAACCTGGGCGAGGGCGCACCCCCCTACGAGGCGGGCTCCGACTCCTCCGACCTGGCCGGGGCGGCCCGCATGGCCCCGCTGCTGTATTTCATCCAGGACGCCGACTCCCTGGCGGCGGCGGCCAAGGAGCAGTGCCGCCTGACCCACAACAACCCCCGCGTGCTGGCCGCGGCCCAGTGCCTGGCTCACGCCGTCTGCAAGACCCTTGAGGGCGCGCGGCCGCGCGAAGCGCTCATCGAGGCGGCGGCGCTCAAGCCGGAGGGCATCGACCTGACCCCGTTCGTGAACAAGGGACTGGAGAGCCTGGAGGAGAACACCGCCCAGGCGGTGCGCCGCCTTGGTTCGCACTGCCACCTCGAGGGCGCCTTTCCGGCCGTGGTCCACCTGGCGGTGAAGTACCAGGACCGGCCCGCCGAGGCGCTGGTGCAGAGCGTCATGGCCGGGGGCGACTCCGCCGCCCGCAACGCCGCGCTGGGGCTTTTGCTGGGCGCGCACCACGGCATGGGTTTTCTTCCCCAGTCCTGGCTCGACGGCATGGAGGCCTCGGCCCGCATCCACAGGTTGCTCGGCTGA
- a CDS encoding response regulator has translation MKHVLVIDDDRSTCDLIKHYLESQGFEVETAPDGREGIRRYHDHPADLVIVDIFMPHKDGIETIIDLRSQSPEARILAISGGGDMGGMEYLDYARVLGATNTLAKPFDRSSLIRAVTSTASHAA, from the coding sequence ATGAAACACGTTTTGGTCATCGACGACGACCGCTCCACCTGCGACCTCATCAAGCACTATCTGGAGTCGCAGGGATTCGAGGTGGAGACCGCGCCGGACGGCCGCGAGGGCATCCGCCGCTACCACGACCACCCCGCCGACTTGGTCATTGTGGATATTTTCATGCCCCACAAGGACGGCATCGAAACCATCATCGACCTCCGCTCCCAGTCCCCGGAGGCGCGCATCCTGGCCATCTCCGGCGGCGGCGACATGGGCGGCATGGAGTACCTGGACTACGCCCGCGTGCTGGGCGCCACCAATACCCTGGCCAAGCCCTTCGACCGCTCCAGCCTCATCCGCGCTGTGACCTCCACGGCCTCCCACGCCGCCTGA
- a CDS encoding DUF3124 domain-containing protein, giving the protein MKHLVRLVLAAALLLPAVAAHGNSVGQTVYLPAYSHIYHGIKTRPFLLTVTCSVRNVSPAKRLTITSVDYYDDRGKLVRRFLDEPRELAPLASAEFVIEEGDESGGAGANFLISWQAAAPVQAPVVEAVMIGSAASQGISFLTEGRVIEEAETGIGGR; this is encoded by the coding sequence ATGAAGCATCTGGTCCGCCTCGTCCTGGCCGCCGCCCTGCTGCTCCCGGCCGTCGCAGCCCATGGAAACTCCGTGGGGCAGACCGTCTACCTGCCCGCCTACTCCCACATCTATCACGGCATCAAGACGCGCCCCTTCCTGCTCACCGTGACCTGCAGCGTCCGCAACGTCTCACCTGCCAAACGGCTGACCATCACCTCGGTGGACTACTACGACGACCGGGGCAAACTCGTCCGGCGCTTCCTGGACGAACCGCGCGAACTGGCCCCGCTGGCCTCGGCCGAGTTCGTCATCGAGGAAGGGGACGAGTCCGGCGGAGCCGGGGCCAATTTCCTTATTTCCTGGCAGGCCGCCGCCCCTGTCCAGGCACCCGTGGTGGAAGCGGTCATGATCGGCTCCGCCGCCAGCCAGGGCATCTCCTTCCTCACCGAGGGGCGGGTCATCGAAGAGGCGGAGACAGGGATCGGAGGAAGGTGA
- a CDS encoding YbaK/EbsC family protein — protein sequence MSMLERIEDFLTRRCVDWSELAHAPVEGCEDSAAYRRQAGWRGADSKCILFHAKGVFHLVVTTRQRQVNARRFKKPFGTKNIRFATPEEVERVLGCRVGSVPPLPLGAPEVPIYADEAILAEEWFHFNPGDPERSFRIGSTSLPPLYSWLENPCLWFREEEDGRFTFLRSLSPPLR from the coding sequence ATGAGCATGCTTGAACGAATCGAGGACTTTCTCACGAGGCGCTGCGTGGACTGGAGCGAGCTGGCCCACGCCCCGGTGGAGGGGTGCGAGGACTCCGCCGCCTACCGTCGCCAGGCTGGCTGGCGGGGGGCGGATTCCAAATGCATCCTGTTCCACGCCAAGGGTGTGTTCCACCTGGTTGTCACAACGCGCCAGCGGCAGGTCAACGCACGGCGATTCAAGAAGCCCTTCGGCACCAAGAACATCCGTTTCGCCACGCCGGAGGAGGTGGAACGGGTGCTGGGCTGCCGGGTGGGATCGGTGCCGCCGCTGCCGCTGGGCGCGCCGGAGGTGCCGATCTACGCGGACGAGGCCATCCTGGCCGAGGAGTGGTTCCACTTCAATCCGGGCGATCCGGAGCGCAGCTTCCGCATCGGTTCCACCTCCCTGCCGCCGTTGTACAGCTGGCTGGAGAACCCCTGTTTGTGGTTCCGCGAGGAGGAGGACGGGCGGTTCACCTTCCTCCGATCCCTGTCTCCGCCTCTTCGATGA
- a CDS encoding arsenate reductase ArsC gives MARPNRVLFICSHNTARSQMAEAFLDKLGGDRFQVQSAGLEPGEAVLPRVVEAMRGEGVDLSVKTPQSAFELYKSGAFFDHVITVCDEATEGKCPVFPGLQHRLHWPFPDPASFQGTREDILEQTRRVRDQIKEQIQEFLQWCEQGCPE, from the coding sequence ATGGCCAGACCCAACCGCGTCCTCTTCATCTGCTCCCACAACACTGCCCGCAGCCAGATGGCCGAGGCCTTCCTCGACAAACTCGGCGGCGACCGCTTCCAAGTCCAAAGCGCCGGCCTCGAACCCGGCGAAGCCGTGCTGCCGCGCGTGGTCGAGGCCATGCGCGGGGAAGGCGTGGACCTGTCCGTCAAAACACCGCAAAGCGCCTTCGAACTCTACAAATCCGGCGCGTTCTTCGACCACGTCATCACCGTGTGCGACGAAGCCACCGAAGGGAAGTGCCCCGTCTTCCCGGGCCTGCAACACCGCCTCCACTGGCCCTTCCCCGACCCCGCCTCCTTCCAGGGAACCCGCGAGGACATCCTGGAACAAACCCGCCGCGTCCGAGACCAGATCAAGGAACAAATCCAGGAGTTCCTGCAATGGTGCGAACAGGGCTGCCCCGAATAG
- a CDS encoding alpha/beta hydrolase family protein, giving the protein MTDNPLTWLAPGDISWPLAGRSTPLPDLLTALTQTGGGLGESLAVTGRIAPDDPESWWEQWRGEAHRNLARAEYALARNSRTSASQGYLRAVAQGAAAERGLRLLPTDDRRREAAAFIRDAFRRAMPLLAPRTGEVLVPLNGSRLPGYLLHPKKRGKSPLAWITLGAGSFAEEGFGLLGQALLDRGFAVLLLDGPGQGRSLRENGLPLRPDWETVARAVAAHARHFPGIRRDRICVLGRGLGGHLALRAATREEISAVVCDPPLHGVHSWLAAGLPPDGRPALWSGHPPGSAPARHALDWLAETLGADDPAALPAALDAYTLDGQQRAAADALLVTPEEMADQARRTADILGPKARIVPFTHDEGAGPDPLALAPHLFHARVTDTLADLVR; this is encoded by the coding sequence ATGACTGACAATCCGTTGACCTGGCTCGCTCCAGGCGACATCTCTTGGCCGCTGGCCGGCCGCTCCACGCCGCTGCCCGACCTGCTCACAGCGCTGACGCAGACCGGCGGCGGCCTGGGCGAATCACTGGCCGTAACCGGGCGCATCGCCCCGGACGATCCCGAATCCTGGTGGGAGCAGTGGCGCGGCGAGGCCCACCGCAACCTGGCCCGGGCGGAATACGCCCTGGCCAGAAACAGCCGCACCAGCGCGTCGCAGGGATATCTGCGGGCCGTGGCGCAGGGCGCGGCCGCCGAACGCGGCCTGCGCCTGCTGCCCACCGACGACCGCCGCCGGGAGGCGGCCGCTTTCATCCGCGACGCCTTTCGCCGGGCCATGCCCTTGCTGGCCCCCCGCACCGGGGAGGTCCTCGTCCCTCTCAACGGCTCCCGCCTGCCCGGCTACCTTCTCCATCCCAAAAAACGCGGCAAGTCGCCCTTGGCCTGGATTACCCTGGGCGCGGGTTCGTTCGCCGAGGAAGGTTTCGGCCTGCTGGGCCAGGCTCTGCTGGACAGGGGCTTCGCCGTGCTCCTGCTGGACGGCCCAGGCCAGGGCCGCAGCCTTCGCGAAAACGGCCTGCCCCTGCGGCCGGACTGGGAAACCGTGGCCCGGGCCGTGGCCGCGCACGCCAGACACTTCCCCGGCATCCGGCGCGACCGCATCTGCGTCCTCGGCCGGGGACTGGGCGGCCACCTGGCCCTGCGGGCAGCCACCCGCGAGGAAATCAGCGCCGTGGTCTGCGACCCGCCCCTCCATGGTGTCCATTCCTGGCTGGCCGCCGGACTGCCGCCGGACGGCCGTCCCGCCCTGTGGTCGGGGCATCCCCCCGGCTCCGCCCCGGCCCGGCACGCCCTGGACTGGCTGGCCGAAACCCTGGGTGCGGACGATCCGGCCGCGCTGCCCGCCGCCCTGGACGCCTACACACTGGACGGGCAGCAGCGCGCCGCGGCCGACGCCCTGCTCGTGACACCCGAGGAAATGGCCGACCAAGCCCGGCGGACCGCCGACATCCTCGGCCCCAAGGCCCGGATCGTCCCCTTCACCCACGACGAAGGGGCCGGACCCGACCCCCTGGCCCTGGCTCCGCACCTCTTCCACGCCCGCGTAACAGATACTTTGGCCGACCTCGTCCGGTAG
- a CDS encoding tetratricopeptide repeat protein — protein MGGQGGIKGIFSMAGDTAADGCRVYWKGEEREGGQVAMQRLDRDWLPTGESALVPRERLFREYRLEPDVWYELVTLRVTKGDERRARGEAQEARIEYSRALSVDEENIRANFGLGLVYLSQGETDKADYVFKRLVDMDETFAPRHKHLFNEFGMALRKRGMLARTLRYYRRALELGRDDENLRFNMARALLEKGEYGEMFEHLRLALEGDPGHAQSRSLARHALERGLRPDGEALALFRRLGVARAGNGGAAK, from the coding sequence ATGGGCGGACAAGGCGGCATCAAGGGCATCTTTTCCATGGCCGGGGACACGGCGGCCGACGGCTGCCGGGTCTATTGGAAAGGGGAGGAGCGCGAGGGCGGGCAGGTGGCCATGCAGCGGCTGGACCGCGACTGGCTGCCCACTGGCGAATCCGCATTGGTGCCCAGGGAGCGGCTGTTCCGGGAGTACAGGCTGGAGCCGGACGTCTGGTACGAGCTGGTGACTTTGCGCGTCACCAAAGGAGACGAGCGGCGGGCGCGGGGCGAGGCGCAGGAGGCGCGCATCGAGTATTCCCGCGCACTGTCCGTGGACGAGGAGAACATCCGGGCCAACTTCGGCCTGGGGCTGGTCTACCTGTCCCAGGGGGAGACGGACAAGGCGGACTACGTATTCAAGCGGCTGGTGGACATGGACGAGACCTTCGCCCCCCGGCACAAGCACCTGTTCAACGAGTTCGGCATGGCCCTGCGCAAGCGGGGGATGCTGGCCCGGACCCTGCGCTACTACCGCCGCGCCCTGGAGCTGGGGCGGGACGACGAGAACCTGCGCTTCAACATGGCCCGGGCGCTGTTGGAAAAGGGGGAGTACGGCGAGATGTTCGAGCATTTGCGCCTGGCCCTGGAGGGCGACCCCGGACACGCCCAGTCGCGGAGCCTGGCCCGTCATGCCTTGGAGCGGGGGCTGCGGCCGGACGGCGAGGCCCTGGCCCTGTTCAGGCGGCTGGGTGTGGCCCGCGCGGGGAACGGCGGGGCCGCGAAATAA
- a CDS encoding leucyl aminopeptidase family protein, with protein MDIRLHDTVPGPGDVAAVLAFAREGQAAMLPRGFESCAGAPGMGNFKGKELRTGIFYCANGSPACMVVVVGLGSREPSAALFRRAVAKGVKLCREQNAGSVYIEPAGWPGAPDDPDKALEEAAVAAGLGLYSYAGHKSEQDDAEPEPELWLGGSGPGAERAAARARAQVAGVSLARDLANAPSNRATPAMLAEAARDLASRHGFACTVMEGGDLREFGCLRAVAQGSAESARFVVLDSGPEDEEHPLVYCGKGVTFDTGGISLKPSAKMEEMKGDMAGAAAVLGFFEAYGELGGGRRVVGLLPLTDNMPDGRAVKPGDVIDSFKGLTVEVINTDAEGRLILADALAYAERCDPALTVDVATLTGACVVALGEQCAGLFSPDDELRGKVAALGEAVGERCWPMPLWDEYAEALKSEAADVKNVGPREGGAIHAAKFLQRFAPEKAPWVHLDIAPTGFVSSANELRPKGGTGFGVRILLGLATEE; from the coding sequence GTGGATATACGTTTGCATGATACCGTTCCCGGCCCCGGCGACGTGGCCGCCGTGCTGGCCTTCGCCCGGGAGGGGCAGGCCGCCATGCTGCCGAGGGGATTCGAGTCCTGCGCCGGAGCCCCCGGCATGGGCAATTTCAAGGGCAAGGAGCTGCGTACCGGGATTTTCTACTGCGCCAACGGCTCGCCCGCCTGCATGGTGGTTGTGGTGGGGCTGGGCTCCCGCGAGCCTTCCGCCGCCCTCTTCCGCCGCGCCGTGGCCAAGGGTGTGAAGCTGTGCCGCGAGCAGAACGCGGGCAGCGTGTACATCGAGCCCGCCGGTTGGCCGGGAGCGCCCGACGACCCCGACAAGGCCCTGGAGGAGGCGGCCGTGGCCGCCGGACTGGGCCTGTATTCCTACGCCGGGCACAAGAGCGAGCAGGACGACGCCGAGCCCGAGCCGGAGCTGTGGCTGGGCGGTTCCGGCCCCGGCGCGGAGCGCGCCGCGGCCCGCGCTCGGGCCCAGGTGGCCGGCGTCTCCCTGGCCCGCGACCTGGCCAACGCCCCCTCCAACCGGGCCACACCGGCCATGTTGGCCGAGGCCGCCCGCGATCTGGCCTCGCGCCACGGCTTCGCCTGCACCGTCATGGAGGGCGGGGACCTGCGCGAGTTCGGCTGCCTGCGGGCCGTGGCCCAGGGCAGCGCGGAATCCGCCCGCTTCGTGGTGCTGGACAGCGGGCCGGAGGACGAGGAACATCCCCTGGTATACTGCGGCAAGGGCGTCACCTTCGACACCGGCGGCATTTCCCTGAAGCCCTCGGCCAAGATGGAGGAGATGAAGGGCGACATGGCCGGGGCCGCCGCCGTGCTGGGCTTCTTCGAGGCCTACGGCGAGCTGGGCGGCGGCCGCCGCGTGGTGGGCCTGCTGCCCCTGACCGACAACATGCCCGACGGCCGGGCCGTGAAGCCCGGCGACGTCATCGACTCCTTCAAGGGGCTGACCGTGGAGGTCATCAACACCGACGCCGAGGGGCGCCTCATCCTGGCAGACGCCCTGGCCTACGCCGAGCGCTGCGACCCGGCCCTGACCGTGGACGTGGCCACCCTCACCGGAGCCTGCGTGGTGGCCCTGGGCGAGCAGTGCGCGGGGCTCTTCTCCCCGGACGACGAGTTGCGCGGCAAGGTGGCGGCCCTGGGCGAGGCCGTGGGCGAACGCTGCTGGCCCATGCCCCTGTGGGACGAGTACGCCGAGGCACTCAAAAGCGAGGCGGCCGACGTGAAGAACGTGGGGCCGCGCGAGGGCGGGGCCATCCACGCGGCCAAGTTCCTGCAGCGCTTCGCCCCGGAAAAAGCGCCCTGGGTCCATCTGGACATCGCGCCCACCGGCTTCGTCTCCTCTGCCAACGAGCTGCGGCCCAAGGGCGGCACCGGCTTCGGGGTGCGCATTCTGCTGGGGCTGGCCACGGAAGAGTAG
- a CDS encoding flagellar hook protein FlgE, protein MSFSSMYTGATGMVAHNQWLQVMSNNLANVNTVGYRAGRTHFETLMSQDAPGGFESGGTVHSAGQIGKGVGLAAVVADFTQGDFQDGSAATDLAIGGEGYFRVRAQPRSYAEGGRADSGEEEFYYTRAGNFRFDSQGLLRDPNGNVLQGYGVDRRTGEVGNATMDIQLPVDQEEGETVFRSDPRATSLVDMVANLDSTAPDLTADENHPFFALGTSWDGTSSQPLSPDNFEYRTALSVYDDQGNQHELNFYFDPAQNGVTSSGAGGNLNIWEYAVGVDPAQDGRGLASGAQGLMMMGTLEFNSAGDLVDVSSYTLQGGDHTVLSNWSPASFNEDGAPMMNMTFATQEGSAAAQDIAFDFGVTSSGASWNTAQASAAEVGSNAGNLVGMTGPQLEAQRMTSYATSSVTLNENQDGFAEGYLEYVTVDRDGVLSGHFSNGQTEGLYQVALYGFTSDHGLRREGGNLFSETAQSGEAIEGRANQDGMGTIHQSTLETSNVDMATEFSHMILGQRGFQANSKVITTSDQMTTTLTQMKR, encoded by the coding sequence ATGAGTTTCAGCAGCATGTACACGGGAGCCACGGGCATGGTCGCCCACAACCAGTGGCTCCAGGTCATGAGCAACAACCTGGCCAACGTGAACACCGTGGGCTACAGGGCCGGACGGACCCACTTCGAGACCCTCATGAGCCAGGACGCGCCGGGCGGTTTCGAATCCGGGGGAACCGTCCATTCCGCCGGGCAGATCGGCAAGGGCGTGGGGCTGGCCGCGGTGGTGGCCGACTTCACCCAGGGCGATTTCCAGGATGGCTCGGCGGCCACGGACCTGGCCATCGGCGGGGAGGGCTACTTCCGCGTGCGGGCCCAGCCGCGCAGTTACGCCGAGGGCGGCAGGGCTGACTCCGGCGAGGAGGAGTTCTACTACACCCGCGCCGGAAACTTCCGCTTCGATTCCCAGGGCCTTCTGCGCGATCCCAATGGCAACGTGTTGCAGGGCTACGGGGTGGACCGCCGCACCGGCGAGGTGGGCAACGCCACCATGGACATCCAGCTGCCCGTGGACCAGGAGGAGGGGGAGACCGTATTCCGCTCCGACCCGCGCGCCACCTCCCTGGTGGACATGGTGGCCAACCTCGATTCCACCGCCCCGGACCTGACCGCGGACGAGAACCATCCCTTCTTCGCCCTGGGCACAAGCTGGGACGGCACCAGCTCCCAGCCGCTGAGCCCGGACAACTTCGAGTACCGCACAGCGCTGTCCGTGTACGATGACCAGGGCAACCAGCACGAGCTGAATTTCTACTTCGACCCGGCCCAGAATGGCGTGACCTCCAGCGGCGCGGGCGGGAATCTCAACATTTGGGAGTACGCGGTTGGCGTGGACCCGGCCCAGGACGGCCGGGGGCTGGCCTCGGGCGCCCAGGGGCTGATGATGATGGGCACCCTGGAGTTCAACTCCGCGGGCGACCTTGTGGACGTCAGTTCCTACACCCTGCAGGGTGGCGACCACACCGTGCTCTCCAACTGGAGCCCGGCCTCCTTCAACGAGGACGGCGCGCCCATGATGAACATGACCTTCGCCACCCAGGAGGGGTCGGCGGCAGCCCAGGATATCGCCTTCGACTTCGGGGTGACGTCCTCCGGGGCCTCCTGGAACACGGCCCAGGCCTCGGCCGCGGAGGTGGGCTCCAACGCGGGCAATCTGGTGGGCATGACCGGCCCGCAGCTGGAGGCCCAGCGCATGACCAGCTACGCCACCTCCTCCGTGACCCTCAACGAGAACCAGGACGGCTTCGCCGAGGGCTACCTGGAGTACGTCACGGTGGACCGCGACGGCGTGCTCAGCGGCCATTTCTCCAACGGCCAGACCGAGGGACTGTATCAGGTGGCCCTGTACGGCTTCACCTCGGACCACGGGCTGCGGCGCGAGGGGGGCAACCTGTTCAGCGAGACGGCCCAGTCCGGGGAGGCCATCGAGGGCCGGGCCAACCAGGACGGCATGGGCACCATCCATCAGTCCACCCTGGAGACCTCCAATGTGGACATGGCCACGGAGTTTTCGCACATGATCCTGGGGCAGCGCGGCTTCCAGGCCAACTCCAAGGTCATAACCACCTCGGACCAGATGACCACCACGCTGACGCAGATGAAGCGCTGA
- a CDS encoding ParA family protein — MRTIAVMNQKGGVGKTTTTINIGAGLARLDQRVLLVDLDPQAHLTYSLGIPAHELEATIYEVLKGEADVASTLLERHGMDVLPSSLSLSGADLEFSALPGREFLLREALEGFHEMSRYDYVLVDCPPNLGILTINAMTAAREVFIPLQTEFLALQSLSKLLETVEVVKKRLNPSLEVTGIVATRYQKQKKLSREVVRKIRDYFGDKLFESSVRENISLAEAPSFGQDIFTYRPDSHGAMDYMALCREIQRSQRHAHA; from the coding sequence ATGCGCACCATTGCCGTGATGAACCAGAAAGGCGGGGTGGGCAAAACCACCACCACCATCAACATCGGCGCCGGGCTGGCCAGGCTGGACCAGCGCGTGCTGCTGGTGGACCTCGACCCCCAGGCCCACCTGACCTATTCTTTGGGCATCCCCGCCCACGAGTTGGAAGCGACCATCTACGAGGTGCTCAAGGGAGAGGCCGACGTGGCCTCCACCCTTTTGGAGCGGCACGGCATGGACGTGCTGCCCTCCTCGCTGTCCCTCTCCGGGGCGGACCTGGAATTCTCAGCGCTGCCCGGCAGGGAGTTCCTGCTGCGCGAGGCACTGGAAGGCTTCCACGAGATGTCCCGCTACGACTACGTGCTGGTGGACTGCCCGCCCAACCTGGGCATCCTGACCATCAACGCCATGACCGCCGCGCGGGAGGTGTTCATCCCCCTGCAGACGGAGTTTTTGGCCCTGCAGTCGCTGTCCAAGCTGCTGGAGACGGTGGAGGTGGTCAAAAAACGCCTCAATCCCTCCCTGGAGGTCACGGGCATCGTGGCCACCCGCTACCAGAAGCAGAAAAAGCTCAGCCGCGAGGTGGTGCGCAAGATCCGCGACTACTTCGGTGACAAGCTCTTCGAGAGTTCCGTGCGCGAGAACATCTCCCTGGCCGAGGCCCCCAGCTTCGGCCAGGACATCTTCACCTACCGCCCGGACAGCCACGGCGCCATGGACTACATGGCCCTGTGCCGGGAAATACAGCGGAGCCAGCGACATGCCCACGCGTGA
- a CDS encoding PAS domain-containing protein produces MPTRENRLGADPLAWLKPSADEGGAEADSAGEGYAYRPGRAHPSDRSLERFFRAASGVPWQPIRALEHLPQPFCVTDAQGGLVFANAAFRRMWGGEGLEGVRWPDEFRPDSPGAAEARREALETGRPRRSAVRLPGEAEAEMEVECVPASLEGGGQCVFSYFRHPSREPLPATGEAASVPPPPEAVEHAAPQPETEPETGHEAEEPRDAAEDLGAALAFAEEGGRRLADSCRDYRESSQSGGLFPRPEVEAEELRQSMAASAGPLLERAGYPPKTVAVGVGADCPALPRSLAVFLDFVFFDLLCYGLERMRGKAEPGAGLEVSLNGHGHDGVRLSLLDHAGLFKKIKLHDKKEEGVARIAAEVVRRGGSALLIRDGETELRLTLPARNATRSEQ; encoded by the coding sequence ATGCCCACGCGTGAAAACCGCCTCGGCGCCGACCCCCTGGCCTGGCTCAAGCCCTCCGCGGATGAGGGCGGGGCCGAAGCCGACTCAGCCGGGGAAGGCTACGCCTACCGCCCCGGCCGCGCCCACCCCTCGGACCGCTCCCTGGAGCGCTTTTTCCGGGCCGCCTCGGGCGTGCCCTGGCAACCCATCAGGGCCTTGGAGCACTTGCCCCAGCCCTTCTGCGTGACCGACGCCCAAGGCGGGCTGGTCTTCGCCAACGCCGCCTTCAGGCGGATGTGGGGCGGGGAGGGGCTGGAGGGCGTCCGCTGGCCCGACGAGTTCCGCCCGGACAGCCCCGGAGCGGCCGAGGCCCGGCGCGAGGCCCTGGAGACGGGCCGGCCCCGCAGGTCGGCCGTGCGCCTGCCCGGCGAAGCCGAGGCGGAAATGGAGGTGGAGTGCGTGCCCGCCTCCCTGGAGGGCGGCGGCCAGTGCGTATTCTCCTATTTCCGCCACCCCTCGCGGGAGCCGCTGCCGGCCACGGGCGAGGCCGCCTCGGTCCCGCCGCCTCCGGAGGCGGTGGAGCACGCGGCGCCCCAGCCGGAGACTGAGCCGGAAACCGGCCATGAGGCGGAAGAGCCCCGGGACGCCGCCGAGGACCTGGGGGCCGCCCTTGCCTTTGCCGAGGAAGGCGGCAGACGGCTGGCGGACTCCTGTCGCGACTACCGCGAATCCAGCCAGAGCGGCGGGCTCTTCCCCCGGCCGGAGGTCGAGGCGGAGGAGTTGCGGCAAAGCATGGCCGCCTCGGCCGGGCCGCTGCTGGAGCGCGCTGGCTATCCCCCTAAGACAGTGGCTGTGGGGGTGGGGGCTGACTGTCCCGCCCTGCCGCGTTCGCTGGCCGTGTTTCTGGATTTCGTGTTCTTCGACCTCCTGTGCTACGGCCTGGAAAGGATGCGGGGCAAGGCGGAACCCGGCGCGGGGCTGGAGGTTTCCCTCAATGGCCACGGCCATGACGGCGTCCGCCTGTCGCTGCTGGACCACGCGGGGCTCTTCAAAAAGATCAAATTGCATGACAAAAAGGAAGAAGGCGTGGCCCGGATAGCCGCCGAGGTGGTCCGCCGGGGGGGCTCCGCCCTTCTCATCCGGGACGGAGAGACCGAATTGCGCTTGACCCTTCCCGCCCGGAACGCCACAAGGAGCGAACAATGA
- a CDS encoding amphi-Trp domain-containing protein: MSDKQKLEIESVMGLPQAIAYLEDLLASLKGGRLRVSSGGESVTLTPGQVVDFELTLSRKKDKEKFEVEMSWKRDKAGDDVTISADGPVMEIE, encoded by the coding sequence ATGAGCGACAAGCAGAAGCTGGAAATCGAGTCCGTCATGGGGCTGCCCCAGGCCATCGCTTATCTGGAGGATCTGCTGGCTTCGCTCAAGGGAGGCCGTCTGCGCGTCTCCTCCGGCGGGGAATCCGTCACCCTCACGCCGGGACAGGTGGTGGACTTCGAGTTGACCCTTTCCCGCAAGAAGGACAAGGAAAAATTCGAGGTGGAGATGTCCTGGAAGCGGGACAAGGCCGGGGATGACGTGACCATTTCCGCCGATGGGCCCGTCATGGAAATCGAGTGA